A single genomic interval of Halorubrum aethiopicum harbors:
- a CDS encoding universal stress protein, producing MRYLVATDGSTLGDEAVRYAACQAVAFDATLVIAHVLTPDSELIDGTLVLPGEEAAVEGGERVLENARSVAVDVADEEGSEIDVETQLLTGRPADAITEFAGETAADAIYVGHRGLSEEREQVVGSVAKSVVDKAVVPVTVIR from the coding sequence ATGCGATACCTCGTAGCCACCGACGGGTCCACGCTGGGTGACGAAGCGGTCCGGTACGCCGCGTGCCAGGCGGTCGCGTTCGACGCCACGCTCGTGATCGCCCACGTGTTGACGCCGGACTCCGAACTGATCGACGGCACGCTCGTCCTCCCCGGCGAGGAGGCGGCCGTCGAGGGGGGCGAGCGCGTCCTCGAGAACGCGCGGTCGGTCGCCGTCGACGTCGCCGACGAGGAAGGATCCGAGATCGACGTCGAGACGCAGCTACTCACCGGCCGCCCGGCGGACGCGATCACGGAGTTCGCGGGCGAGACCGCCGCCGACGCGATCTACGTCGGCCACCGCGGGCTCTCCGAGGAGCGCGAACAGGTCGTCGGCAGCGTCGCGAAGAGCGTCGTCGACAAGGCGGTCGTCCCGGTGACGGTCA